A genomic window from Balaenoptera acutorostrata chromosome 20, mBalAcu1.1, whole genome shotgun sequence includes:
- the LOC130705973 gene encoding RAD52 motif-containing protein 1-like isoform X1: MVVLVPFVVPIVGDKTLLVWELSCGPTAEALQHSLFTVFSQFGLLYSVRVFPNAAVAGPVFYAIIEVYSARDAHRAQKACDQKQLFQTSPVKVRLGTRHKAVQHNTLAPNSSRCQELANYYFGFNGWSKRIIKRWCCPPTSAGVLELAWLRKEPLGSLSFLMKRKVTQKLAIQKAMTDAFQKLLIVVLESGKIAVAYRPCEEVTDDARTEEELQDLIQVSYFSCQPCGQRGEECLSDLSFEEEEFTLPELD, from the exons ATGGTGGTGTTGGTACCTTTTGTGGTTCCCATCGTGGGTGACAAAACCTTGCTGGTGTGGGAGCTGAGCTGTGGACCCACGGCCGAGGCCTTGCAA CATTCTCTGTTCACAGTCTTCTCCCAGTTTGGCCTTCTGTATTCGGTCCGAGTCTTCCCAAACGCAGCAGTGGCCGGTCCTGTGTTCTATGCCATCATCGAGGTTTATTCAGCAAGGGATGCCCACAGAGCCCAAAAGGCATGCGACCAGAAGCAGCTTTTTCAGACATCTCCAGTGAAG GTTCGTCTCGGCACCAGACATAAGGCGGTTCAACATAATACGCTTGCCCCAAACAGCTCCAGATGCCAAGAATTGGCAAATTACTACTTTGGTTTCAATGggtggtcaaaaaggatcatCAAG AGGTGGTGTTGCCCTCCCACGAGTGCAGGAGTCCTGGAGTTGGCATGGCTGAGGAAGGAACCTTTGG GGTCATTATCATTCCTTATGAAAAGGAAGGTAACCCAGAAGCTTGCTATTCAGAAGGCTATGACAGATGCATTCCAGAAACTGCTGATTGTGGTTTTAG AAAGTGGTAAAATAGCTGTGGCATATAGACCCTGTGAAGAGGTCACCGATGATGCTAGAACCGAAGAGGAACTACAGGATTTAATTCAA GTCAGCTACTTTTCTTGTCAGCCGTGTGGCCAAAGGGGAGAAGAATGCCTCTCAGACTTGAGCTTTGAGGAGGAAGAGTTCACATTGCCAGAACTGGACTAG
- the LOC130705973 gene encoding RAD52 motif-containing protein 1-like isoform X2 — MVVLVPFVVPIVGDKTLLVWELSCGPTAEALQHSLFTVFSQFGLLYSVRVFPNAAVAGPVFYAIIEVYSARDAHRAQKACDQKQLFQTSPVKVRLGTRHKAVQHNTLAPNSSRCQELANYYFGFNGWSKRIIKRWCCPPTSAGVLELAWLRKEPLESGKIAVAYRPCEEVTDDARTEEELQDLIQVSYFSCQPCGQRGEECLSDLSFEEEEFTLPELD, encoded by the exons ATGGTGGTGTTGGTACCTTTTGTGGTTCCCATCGTGGGTGACAAAACCTTGCTGGTGTGGGAGCTGAGCTGTGGACCCACGGCCGAGGCCTTGCAA CATTCTCTGTTCACAGTCTTCTCCCAGTTTGGCCTTCTGTATTCGGTCCGAGTCTTCCCAAACGCAGCAGTGGCCGGTCCTGTGTTCTATGCCATCATCGAGGTTTATTCAGCAAGGGATGCCCACAGAGCCCAAAAGGCATGCGACCAGAAGCAGCTTTTTCAGACATCTCCAGTGAAG GTTCGTCTCGGCACCAGACATAAGGCGGTTCAACATAATACGCTTGCCCCAAACAGCTCCAGATGCCAAGAATTGGCAAATTACTACTTTGGTTTCAATGggtggtcaaaaaggatcatCAAG AGGTGGTGTTGCCCTCCCACGAGTGCAGGAGTCCTGGAGTTGGCATGGCTGAGGAAGGAACCTTTGG AAAGTGGTAAAATAGCTGTGGCATATAGACCCTGTGAAGAGGTCACCGATGATGCTAGAACCGAAGAGGAACTACAGGATTTAATTCAA GTCAGCTACTTTTCTTGTCAGCCGTGTGGCCAAAGGGGAGAAGAATGCCTCTCAGACTTGAGCTTTGAGGAGGAAGAGTTCACATTGCCAGAACTGGACTAG
- the LOC130705836 gene encoding RAD52 motif-containing protein 1-like produces the protein MRRRPRAARAQRMRRRPEPRSRSKETLLVWELSSGPTAEALQHSLFTVFSQFGLLYSVRVFPNAAVAGPVFYAIIEVYSARDAHRAQKACDQKQLFQTSPVKVRLGTRHKAVQHNTLAPNSSRCQELANYYFGFNGWSKRIIKRWCCPPTSAGVLELAWLRKEPLGSLSFLMKRKVTQKLAIQKAMTDAFQKLLIVVLESGKIAVAYRPCEEVTDDARTEEELQDLIQVSYFSCQPCGQRGEECLSDLSFEEEEFTLPELD, from the exons ATGCGCAGGCGCCCCCGAGCCGCGCGGGCGCAGCGCATGCGCAGGCGCCCCGAGCCGCGCTCGCGCAGTAAAG aaaccttgctgGTGTGGGAGCTGAGCTCTGGACCCACGGCCGAGGCCTTGCAA CATTCTCTGTTCACAGTCTTCTCCCAGTTTGGCCTTCTGTATTCGGTCCGAGTCTTCCCAAACGCAGCAGTGGCCGGTCCTGTGTTCTATGCCATCATCGAGGTTTATTCAGCAAGGGATGCCCACAGAGCCCAAAAGGCATGCGACCAGAAGCAGCTTTTTCAGACATCTCCAGTGAAG GTTCGTCTCGGCACCAGACATAAGGCGGTTCAACATAATACGCTTGCCCCAAACAGCTCCAGATGCCAAGAATTGGCAAATTACTACTTTGGTTTCAATGggtggtcaaaaaggatcatCAAG AGGTGGTGTTGCCCTCCCACGAGTGCAGGAGTCCTGGAGTTGGCATGGCTGAGGAAGGAACCTTTGG GGTCATTATCATTCCTTATGAAAAGGAAGGTAACCCAGAAGCTTGCTATTCAGAAGGCTATGACAGATGCATTCCAGAAACTGCTGATTGTGGTTTTAG AAAGTGGTAAAATAGCTGTGGCATATAGACCCTGTGAAGAGGTCACCGATGATGCTAGAACCGAAGAGGAACTACAGGATTTAATTCAA GTCAGCTACTTTTCTTGTCAGCCGTGTGGCCAAAGGGGAGAAGAATGCCTCTCAGACTTGAGCTTTGAGGAGGAAGAGTTCACATTGCCAGAACTGGACTAG